The following proteins are co-located in the Colius striatus isolate bColStr4 chromosome 6, bColStr4.1.hap1, whole genome shotgun sequence genome:
- the L2HGDH gene encoding L-2-hydroxyglutarate dehydrogenase, mitochondrial has translation MALDSPYTGIVNYKQVAQSYAEDFQEAGGTILTDFEVTNMEMAKESSSESKEGLNYPVLVRNSKGEEISCRHIVTCAGLYSDRLSEISGCSPEPRIVPFRGDYLVLKPEKCYMVKGNIYPVPNPRFPFLGFHFTPRMDGSIWLGPNAVLAFKREGYRLFDFSPGDFLDAVTYSGLWKLVLRNLSYGLSEMYRACFLSAQVKELQKFIPEVTVSDVLRGPSGVRAQALDSDGNLVDDFVFDGGSGDIGSRILHVRNAPSPAATSSLAIAKMIADEVKRRFDL, from the exons ATGGCCCTTGATTCTCCGTACACTGGCATTGTGAATTACAAGCAAGTGGCCCAGTCCTATGCCGAAGACTTCCAGGAAGCAGGTGGCACGATCTTGACTGATTTTGAAGTTACAAACATGGAGATGGCTAAAGAAAGTtcttcagaaagcaaagagg GACTAAATTACCCAGTCCTCGTTCGGAACTCAAAG ggtgAGGAAATCTCCTGTCGGCACATTGTGACCTGTGCAGGACTTTACTCAGACCGCCTGTCTGAGATCAGTGGCTGCAGCCCTGAACCACGTATTGTGCCCTTCCGGGGAGATTATTTGGTGCTCAAGCCGGAGAAGTGCTACATGGTTAAAGGAAATATCTATCCG GTGCCCAATCCTCGCTTCCCTTTCCTGGGGTTTCATTTCACACCAAGAATGGATGGCAGCATTTGGCTGGGTCCCAACGCAGTGCTGGCCTTCAAGCGAGAGGGCTACAGATTGTTTGACTTCAGCCCTGGAGACTTTTTAGATGCTGTAACATACAG tggGTTGTGGAAGCTTGTGCTGAGGAACTTGTCTTATGGACTGAGTGAGATGTACAGAGCCTGTTTCCTGAGTGCACAGGTGAAGGAACTGCAGAAGTTCATCCCCGAGGTCACCGTCAGTGACGTACTCAG GGGTCCCTCTGGAGTGAGAGCTCAAGCACTGGACAGTGATGGAAATTTAGTAGATGACTTTGTATTCGATGGAGGCAGTGGAGATATTGGAAGCAGAATTCTCCATGTCAGAAATgccccttctcctgctgctACCTCCTCCCTTGCCATCGCAAAAATGATCGCAGATGAAGTGAAGCGAAGATTCGACCTGTGA